DNA sequence from the Parasphingorhabdus cellanae genome:
AGCAGCGCCGCTTTTCGCGCATCGCCTTCCGGCAGAGCCGTCGCTATGCCTTCCAATGCCCATGCGCGCGACAGGTTCACACCATCCAGATGAACAAGTTTGCCATCAGTGGGATCATTGACAATACCGACCGCCAGCCATTCGGCGCTGCCGTCTGTCGGTATGTTCGGCAAAAAGGCGGTCAGCCAATCGGCAAATTCTGTCGCGGGCATAATCCGCCGCATCAAATCTGCTTCCATCAGACAGGGAGAGAGAAAATCTTCGCCGGACGGCTCGTAGGCAATTGGACAATCACGATCCTCGCGATGGAAGCCCATGCTCTTATCCGTAATCAATTTTGTCATCTCGTCATCGCCGCTAATCCGCGCCCAATCGAGAAACAGACCAAAAGCAAAAGCAGACTGATTATGGGTGCCGAGCCGGATCGGATAAGCAAGCTTGGGCACCCATGTGCTGATCCGGTCTTTCACGATCGATTCCAGAGGCTTTAGTTCGTTTAGCCAAGTTTGTGCCTGCTCCGCCTTCGCACCGTCACCCGCCGCGATTTCGGTCAGTTCAGCGGTCAACTGCAAAAACCAGGCAAGTCCATAAGGCCGCTCAAAAGAAGCCCGGCCTTCGCCATTGAAATAAGCAACCTCTCCGGCAATTTTGTCGGATGTGAAATTATTGGCCAGCGCTGCGGCAATCTCATTTTCCATTTCCGGCACAGAACCATTGCCCCACAATCTGGTCAGTAACCAGTGACCGTGCACTGCGCTGTGCCAGTCAAAACATCCGTAAAATACAGGCGTAAGCCGAACCGGTTCCTGCACATCACTGGCGCTGGTCATCACATGGCTGATTTTATTGGGATATTGTTTGTTCACGCAATCCAGGGCGATCCGGGCATAGGCATGTTCCGGCTTGCGCGGTGATTGCGCGTTTTCCGCGGGATCAGGCGCAATATTTTTACGTTCGAAATAGCTCTGCTCGGACGTACTTCTCTGTCCTTCATCATCGCTTACCGAACAGGATGATATCATCATCGTCATTACCGAAAGAATAGTTAAGCGCACTAACATATATTGCTCCCCAAAAAGCATTTCTAGCATAGAGAGGAATTGACCGGATGGCAAAACGCTATAGGGCAAATATTCGATAGATTTTTGCCGTTTTCTGTCAACATATTCATTTTTCAGGATCATATTATCGCCAGCCAGCCCGCAATATTTCTTACCGGCAGTCCGATGCGGCATATTACGGTGATGACATTGACGGCAAGCATCGGTTTGCTGACGATGTTCATCGTCGATTTTGTCGATCTGTTATATATCGCACAGCTCGGCGACAGCGCGCTGACTGCGGCTATGGGCTTTGCCGCCACGATCCTGTTTTTCGGAACCGCTTTCAATATCGGCCTTATGATCGCAGCCAGCGCCTTGGCAGCGCGGAAAATCGGCCAAGGTGATACCGCCTATGCCCGGCGATATCTTACCAACATCTTGGCGCTGAGCATGATGCTCATCATCCCGCTGGCGATTATTTTCTTTATCTTCGCGCCGCAAATATTGGATCTTGCCGGCGCAACCGGAACGGCAAAAGACGCCGCGATCGGCTATATCCGCATCGTAGCCCCATTCATGCCATTTAGCGTAACAGCTATGGTCTGTTCCGGCTTTTTACGGGCCCACGGAGCAGCGCGGCGGGCGATGAATGTAACGCTAAGCATGGGCATTGCCAATGCGATACTGGATCCGATTTTCATCTTTGGTTTTGGCCTTGGTGTCAACGGCGCCGCTATGGCCACAGCTTGTGCAGCCATTGTTTCATCGATCCTCGCTGTCGTACCTATCATCAGGCATTATGGCGGATTTCAAAGGATTTCATCGGTCCTGTTCAAAGAGGATTTAAAGCCGGTTATGGCGATCCTGTTGCCTGCAATCATGACCAATGTTGCAACCCCGGTAGGCGGCTTTATCTCCTATCGTTTCATCGCCAGCTATCCCGATGAAATCATTGCTGGTTTTGCGGTTATGGGACGGGTCGTTCCGGTCGCCTTTTGCCTGTTATTTTCCCTTTCAGGTGCCGTTGGACCGATTATCGGACAGAATTTCGGGGCCCTGCAATTTGACCGTATCCGTCTGACCATCCAGCAAGCCATGGGCTTTGCGCTCGGCTATACATTGCTGGTCTGGCCGCTTTTGTTCCTGCTCCAGGGTCCGATCAGCGATGTTTTCAATTTGCAAGGCGAAGGACGCGATGTGTTCTGGCTTTTTGCTGTCTATCTGACTCCGCTATTTTTCTTCAACGGCATATTGTTCATCTCCAATGCGGCATGCAACAACCTGGAACGCCCTACCTGGTCGATGGTGATGAACTGGTTGCGCAACACATTGGGGATATACCCCTTTCTGTTGGTTGGGGGAGCGCTTTACGGCCTGCCCGGTATTGTCATCGGGCCGGCTATAGGCGGCGTGCTATTTGGCATTATCGGCTATGGCATTACTCGGTATTTGGTAAACGTGCAGGAAGCGAATCACATTTCCAGCTAGGGTCGCCAATTGGCAGTTTTTCATGAAGACCTTGCCCAATCGGCCGCTCATTTTCTCCGATTTCTTGGGTCCGGCATCTGGTAGGCGGCAGAATTGCTGCGTTAACCATTTAACACCCGGCGGCGCCCCGTCCCATCTTGAAACAGCCTGATTTTGGCCAGCGATACCTGCTGAAAAAGACTGTATTTCCGTCGCTTCCGGCCCGGATGGGCTTTTTCAGGTGTGTCGACCAATTACAGATCGTGTTCCTCCTCCCTACGTGCCGCAGCTCAGCAGTGGTGATTCAGCCGTTGCTGGACCGTCAGGATATGCTTTTTCGCCATCGCCTGAACCCGCTCAAACGCGAATTGTTGCGGAACAGAAACCGGCGCCAAAACAGACAAACTTCGTTACGCCGGACACCGATGTAACCCAACCACAGCCTGCAATAACTGGTCGCCTGCCGCGCTGGTTGATGCTAAATGTCCGTGAACGGATATTGCTGGGCCTGTTGATTTTTAGCCTCATCATGGTCCCTGCCACGATACCGCAAGCCAGTCTTGATGCGCAGCCAAATAATCCAAGCGACCCCAACTTGCAGCCAGTCGAACGCGCCGAAGAAAATTTCGCGGGCTCGGCATTTTACTTTATCGATCCCGGCTATGCGATCCCGCAAAATTACGGGGACCTCGCCATTGATCCGCTGGCCGAACAAGGCAGTAACGAAATTGACGGGTTACTCACGGATAGTGACGGTTCCGCTGCCAGCCGCGATCAAACCGCCTCCGCACATCTGATCCACCCTGTTGCCTTCCGGGCCTCGCTGACGGACAATAGTCGGGCACTCCAATGCCTGACCTCGGCCATATATTATGAAGCCGGTCTTGAACCTGATGCGGGACAACGCGCCGTCGCACAGGTGGTGCTCAACCGGGTGCGCCATCCCAGCTATCCGCGTACCGTTTGCGGTGTGGTTTTTCAGGGCAGCGAACGGCGTACCGGATGTCAGTTTTCCTATACGTGCGATGGATCCTTGCGCCGCTCACCATCGAAATATCATTGGAATCGCGCTAAAAAAGTCGCTGCCTTGGCTCTATCCGGCAAGATCGCATCGCCCGTTGGAACGGCAACACACTATCACACGACGGAAATTTACCCCTATTGGGCGCCCAGCCTGCGGTTCCTTGGCACTATCGGCGCGCACCGCTTTTATAGCTGGAAAGGCAGCGCTGGCAAAGCGACGGCGTTTAGTCAGGCCTATCGCGGCGGTGAACCCCTGCCTGCACCAAAACCGCGTAGATATGATCCGAGTCCCGCCACATCGCTCGACCCCATCGCATTGGAAAAAGCTTATGAAGCTGGACGGCGAAAGGCAGAAGCAGAAGCCGCGAAATCCGAGAAAGCAGCCGCAATCGCAGCCGACAATGCGCGCCGACACAGCTTGCCGGCTCCGACCAACAACGCCAGCGCACCCAAGACCTACCAAGCGCCCAGCTATAGCAAGCAAGCGCTGAAAAAGGGCGGAGAGGAAGCCTTTGCCGGTCAAAAATTGCCAAATGTCAGTCAAATCAAACCAGAATATCGTAATGCTGGCAGTTGGAAAACAAAACCGGGCAGTTAGTTCGCTCGACAAGGCAATTTGTTAGTTTCTGGCGCAACCAAACGGCGCTTTTGCTTGCCATTCCCCTTGAAACGAGCCTAAAGCCACCCGATTTTAAGTGAAAGATATTGGAGTGTGCTCATGGCGACGAACTGGACGCCGAACGGTTGGAGAAATTTTGAAGGGCTGCAGATGCCTGATTATCCCGATGCTGCAAAGCTCGCGGATACCGAACAGCTGCTTGGCACCTATCCGCCGTTGGTCTTCGCCGGTGAAGCGCGTAGCCTAAAAAAAGACTTGGCGGAAGTGGCAGAAGGCAAAGGCTTCCTGCTGCAAGGTGGTGATTGCGCCGAAAGTTTTGCCGAATTTCACCCCAATAATATTCGCGACACGTTCCGGGTCATCCTGCAAATGGCTGTGGTCTTAACTTACGCATCAAAAATGCCGATAGTGAAGCTGGGCCGCATGGCAGGGCAATTCGCCAAGCCGCGTTCTGCCCCGACCGAGACGCAAGATGGCGTCGAAATGCCCAGCTATCGCGGCGACATTATCAACGGCATCGAATTTGAAGAAGGCCGCCGTCAGCCCGATCCAGACCGGATGGTCCGCGCCTATAATCAGGCCGCGGCGACGCTCAATCTGCTGCGTGCTTTTTCAACTGGCGGTTATGCCAACCTGCAACAGGTGCATGGCTGGACCCATGATTTCATGAGCCGCAGCCCGTGGGCCAAGAAATTCGAAGAAATGGCGGACCGTATCGGTGAAGCGCTCTCTTTCATGGAAGCGTGCGGGATCAATCCTGACACGGTGCCGCAACTTAAGGCGACTTCTTTCTACACCAGTCATGAAGCTTTGCTGCTGCCCTATGAAGAAGCATTGACGCGGCAGGATAGTCTGACCGGTGAATGGTATGACACCAGCGCGCACTTCCTGTGGATTGGTGATCGCACCCGCTTTGAAGGATCCGCTCATGTCGAGTTTTTGCGCGGCATTGGC
Encoded proteins:
- a CDS encoding DUF2891 domain-containing protein encodes the protein MLVRLTILSVMTMMISSCSVSDDEGQRSTSEQSYFERKNIAPDPAENAQSPRKPEHAYARIALDCVNKQYPNKISHVMTSASDVQEPVRLTPVFYGCFDWHSAVHGHWLLTRLWGNGSVPEMENEIAAALANNFTSDKIAGEVAYFNGEGRASFERPYGLAWFLQLTAELTEIAAGDGAKAEQAQTWLNELKPLESIVKDRISTWVPKLAYPIRLGTHNQSAFAFGLFLDWARISGDDEMTKLITDKSMGFHREDRDCPIAYEPSGEDFLSPCLMEADLMRRIMPATEFADWLTAFLPNIPTDGSAEWLAVGIVNDPTDGKLVHLDGVNLSRAWALEGIATALPEGDARKAALLASAKLHGDAGEQSVRTPHYAGSHWLASFATYWRTERGLNRTPALTTEEDQNDQSASEAVSE
- a CDS encoding MATE family efflux transporter, whose amino-acid sequence is MTGWQNAIGQIFDRFLPFSVNIFIFQDHIIASQPAIFLTGSPMRHITVMTLTASIGLLTMFIVDFVDLLYIAQLGDSALTAAMGFAATILFFGTAFNIGLMIAASALAARKIGQGDTAYARRYLTNILALSMMLIIPLAIIFFIFAPQILDLAGATGTAKDAAIGYIRIVAPFMPFSVTAMVCSGFLRAHGAARRAMNVTLSMGIANAILDPIFIFGFGLGVNGAAMATACAAIVSSILAVVPIIRHYGGFQRISSVLFKEDLKPVMAILLPAIMTNVATPVGGFISYRFIASYPDEIIAGFAVMGRVVPVAFCLLFSLSGAVGPIIGQNFGALQFDRIRLTIQQAMGFALGYTLLVWPLLFLLQGPISDVFNLQGEGRDVFWLFAVYLTPLFFFNGILFISNAACNNLERPTWSMVMNWLRNTLGIYPFLLVGGALYGLPGIVIGPAIGGVLFGIIGYGITRYLVNVQEANHISS
- a CDS encoding cell wall hydrolase; its protein translation is MCRPITDRVPPPYVPQLSSGDSAVAGPSGYAFSPSPEPAQTRIVAEQKPAPKQTNFVTPDTDVTQPQPAITGRLPRWLMLNVRERILLGLLIFSLIMVPATIPQASLDAQPNNPSDPNLQPVERAEENFAGSAFYFIDPGYAIPQNYGDLAIDPLAEQGSNEIDGLLTDSDGSAASRDQTASAHLIHPVAFRASLTDNSRALQCLTSAIYYEAGLEPDAGQRAVAQVVLNRVRHPSYPRTVCGVVFQGSERRTGCQFSYTCDGSLRRSPSKYHWNRAKKVAALALSGKIASPVGTATHYHTTEIYPYWAPSLRFLGTIGAHRFYSWKGSAGKATAFSQAYRGGEPLPAPKPRRYDPSPATSLDPIALEKAYEAGRRKAEAEAAKSEKAAAIAADNARRHSLPAPTNNASAPKTYQAPSYSKQALKKGGEEAFAGQKLPNVSQIKPEYRNAGSWKTKPGS
- a CDS encoding class II 3-deoxy-7-phosphoheptulonate synthase, whose protein sequence is MATNWTPNGWRNFEGLQMPDYPDAAKLADTEQLLGTYPPLVFAGEARSLKKDLAEVAEGKGFLLQGGDCAESFAEFHPNNIRDTFRVILQMAVVLTYASKMPIVKLGRMAGQFAKPRSAPTETQDGVEMPSYRGDIINGIEFEEGRRQPDPDRMVRAYNQAAATLNLLRAFSTGGYANLQQVHGWTHDFMSRSPWAKKFEEMADRIGEALSFMEACGINPDTVPQLKATSFYTSHEALLLPYEEALTRQDSLTGEWYDTSAHFLWIGDRTRFEGSAHVEFLRGIGNPIGMKCGPSLKADDLLKMLDTLNPGREAGRITLISRFGHDKVESGLAPLVRAVKQEGHPVIWSCDPMHGNVIKADSGYKTRPFERILAEVRGFFAVHRAEGTFAGGIHCEMTGQNVTECTGGAVAITDAALGDRYHTHCDPRLNAAQSLELAFLLAEMLNQELSDRAQEAA